Proteins from a single region of Corynebacterium pseudogenitalium:
- a CDS encoding replication-associated recombination protein A, with amino-acid sequence MSQGDLFGNSLPTSGQQTANDGSAQRGSDFFAAGHGAPLAARMRPQSLDEVAGQQHLLSEGKPLRRLVEGSGAASVILYGPPGTGKTTIASLIAKTMGQNFVGLSALSSGVKEIRAVIDAARRDLISGESTVLFIDEVHRFSKTQQDALLAAVENRTVLLVAATTENPSFSVVAPLLSRSLLLKLESLSAEDLGVVIDRAIQDERGLAGSVKLADDARAQLIALAGGDARRSLTYLEAAAASVEPGETITLDVVRESVNRAVVRYDRDGDQHYDVVSAFIKSIRGSDVDAALHYLARMIEAGEDPRFIARRLVIHASEDIGMADPSALQTAVAAAQAVQLIGMPEGRLTLAQATIHLATAPKSPAVIQAITRAQEDVRAGKIGPVPAHLRDGHYEGAKAMGNAVGYVYPHDDPKGVVQQQYIPDGLEDAVYYTPTDHGDERRISGFLGRLRRLVRG; translated from the coding sequence ATGTCGCAGGGTGATCTATTCGGTAACTCCTTACCGACTAGTGGCCAGCAGACTGCCAATGATGGTAGCGCACAACGTGGCTCAGACTTTTTTGCAGCAGGTCACGGTGCACCACTCGCTGCCCGAATGCGCCCTCAGAGTTTGGATGAAGTTGCTGGGCAGCAACACCTTCTTTCCGAGGGCAAACCTCTACGCCGACTTGTAGAGGGATCGGGTGCAGCCTCAGTGATTCTTTACGGTCCACCCGGTACTGGTAAAACAACCATCGCTTCGTTGATCGCTAAAACAATGGGGCAAAACTTCGTTGGTCTTTCTGCACTGTCTTCAGGGGTGAAGGAGATCCGCGCGGTCATCGATGCAGCGCGTAGAGATTTGATCTCGGGTGAGAGCACGGTCCTGTTTATTGACGAGGTTCATCGGTTTTCTAAGACTCAACAGGATGCGCTGTTAGCTGCCGTCGAGAATCGCACGGTGTTGCTTGTAGCGGCTACGACGGAGAATCCCTCATTTAGCGTGGTAGCCCCGCTGCTTTCACGCTCGTTGCTTCTGAAACTTGAATCCTTATCGGCTGAAGACCTCGGCGTGGTGATTGATCGAGCGATACAAGACGAACGTGGGCTCGCGGGTTCCGTGAAGCTTGCCGACGACGCGCGAGCGCAACTCATAGCCTTGGCGGGTGGAGATGCACGCCGCAGTTTGACGTACTTGGAGGCAGCTGCAGCATCAGTCGAACCGGGGGAGACAATCACTCTTGATGTCGTGAGGGAAAGCGTGAACCGTGCGGTGGTGCGTTACGACCGGGACGGCGACCAGCACTACGACGTAGTTTCCGCATTCATCAAGTCGATTCGAGGCTCAGATGTCGACGCAGCGTTGCACTATTTGGCACGGATGATTGAAGCTGGTGAGGATCCTCGCTTTATAGCCCGCAGGCTGGTCATTCATGCTTCGGAGGACATTGGTATGGCCGATCCATCAGCGTTGCAAACTGCAGTTGCCGCAGCGCAGGCGGTACAGCTGATCGGGATGCCTGAGGGTCGACTGACACTTGCACAAGCGACGATTCATTTGGCTACCGCGCCAAAATCGCCAGCAGTGATTCAGGCGATTACCCGCGCCCAGGAGGACGTGCGCGCGGGAAAGATTGGCCCGGTTCCAGCGCATTTACGGGACGGGCATTATGAGGGCGCGAAAGCGATGGGCAATGCAGTCGGTTATGTCTACCCGCATGATGACCCGAAGGGGGTAGTACAACAACAGTACATTCCCGACGGCTTAGAGGATGCGGTCTACTACACACCAACGGACCACGGTGACGAGCGAAGAATTTCCGGGTTCTTGGGTAGGCTGCGTAGGTTAGTACGTGGTTGA
- the aspS gene encoding aspartate--tRNA ligase produces MLRTHLAGELRKDLEGQTVTLAGWVGRRRDHGGVIFIDLRDRSGYAQVVFRDSEVAEAAHDLRSEYCIQVTGVVEPRPEGSANPNLASGEIEVNVSELKVLNKAAALPFQIEDASSNEVGEETRLKYRYLDLRRERQAAALRLRAAANRAARKVLDANDFTEIETPTLTRSTPEGARDFLVPARLRPGTWYALPQSPQLFKQLLMVSGMERYYQIARCYRDEDFRADRQPEFTQLDIEASFIDQDDIIALAEQIVVELWKLIGYEVSTPIPRMTYKDAMEKYGSDKPDLRFDIQLVDCTEFFKDTTFRVFQNDYVGAVVMDGGASQPRRQLDAWQDWAKQRGAKGLAYILVQEDGELGGPVAKNITEEEKAGIAAHVGAKPGDCIFFAAGDAKSARALLGAARGEIARKLGLIKEGDWAFTWVVDAPMFEPSADATASGDVALGHSKWTAVHHAFTSPKPEFKADFEKNPGEALAYAYDIVCNGNEIGGGSIRIHERDVQQRVFEVMGITEEEAKEKFGFLLEAFAYGAPPHGGIAFGWDRIVSLLGGFDSIRDVIAFPKSGGGVDPLTDAPAPIPDEQRKETGVDFKPKK; encoded by the coding sequence GTGCTGCGCACTCATCTCGCGGGCGAGCTCCGCAAAGACCTCGAAGGACAAACCGTCACGCTGGCAGGTTGGGTAGGCCGTAGGCGCGACCACGGTGGCGTTATTTTTATCGACTTGCGTGACCGCTCTGGCTACGCGCAGGTGGTTTTTAGGGATTCGGAAGTCGCTGAAGCTGCGCACGATTTGCGTAGCGAGTACTGCATTCAGGTAACTGGTGTTGTTGAACCACGCCCAGAGGGCTCGGCTAACCCGAACCTGGCGTCGGGTGAGATCGAGGTCAACGTTTCTGAGCTGAAGGTGCTCAACAAGGCTGCTGCGCTGCCGTTCCAGATTGAGGACGCCTCTTCGAACGAGGTAGGCGAAGAGACTCGCTTGAAGTACCGCTACCTTGACCTTCGTCGCGAGCGACAGGCCGCAGCACTTCGCCTCCGCGCAGCGGCGAATCGCGCAGCACGTAAGGTGTTGGATGCGAATGATTTCACGGAAATTGAAACGCCAACGTTGACCCGTTCTACCCCTGAAGGTGCGCGTGATTTCCTGGTGCCGGCCCGTTTGCGCCCTGGTACCTGGTACGCATTGCCGCAGTCGCCACAGCTGTTCAAACAGCTTTTGATGGTCAGCGGCATGGAACGCTACTACCAGATCGCGCGCTGCTACCGCGACGAAGACTTCCGTGCGGACCGCCAGCCGGAGTTCACACAGCTCGATATCGAGGCCAGCTTTATCGACCAGGATGACATCATCGCTCTCGCGGAGCAGATCGTTGTTGAGTTGTGGAAGCTGATCGGCTACGAGGTCTCAACTCCGATCCCGCGCATGACATACAAAGACGCGATGGAGAAGTACGGCTCGGACAAGCCGGACCTTCGTTTCGATATTCAGCTAGTGGACTGCACTGAGTTTTTCAAAGACACGACTTTCCGCGTCTTCCAGAATGACTACGTTGGTGCCGTTGTCATGGATGGTGGCGCTTCTCAGCCCCGCCGTCAGCTTGATGCCTGGCAGGATTGGGCAAAGCAGCGCGGCGCGAAGGGCCTGGCGTACATCTTGGTGCAGGAGGATGGCGAGCTCGGTGGTCCTGTTGCGAAGAACATCACTGAGGAAGAGAAGGCCGGCATTGCAGCACACGTCGGTGCGAAGCCTGGTGACTGCATCTTCTTTGCAGCAGGTGACGCGAAGAGTGCCCGTGCATTGCTCGGCGCAGCGCGAGGGGAAATCGCTCGCAAGCTTGGCCTGATTAAGGAAGGCGATTGGGCGTTTACTTGGGTGGTTGATGCTCCGATGTTCGAGCCGTCCGCTGACGCTACTGCCTCCGGAGACGTTGCGCTTGGCCACTCGAAGTGGACCGCTGTGCACCACGCGTTTACCTCGCCGAAGCCAGAATTCAAGGCAGACTTCGAGAAGAACCCAGGCGAAGCTCTGGCATACGCATACGACATTGTCTGCAACGGCAACGAAATCGGTGGCGGATCCATTCGTATTCACGAGAGAGACGTCCAGCAGCGTGTCTTCGAAGTCATGGGCATCACCGAGGAAGAAGCCAAGGAGAAGTTTGGCTTCCTGCTTGAGGCATTTGCTTACGGTGCGCCACCGCACGGCGGCATCGCATTCGGCTGGGACCGCATTGTGTCCTTGCTTGGCGGGTTTGACTCCATTCGTGACGTCATTGCCTTCCCGAAGTCCGGCGGCGGCGTAGACCCACTGACGGATGCGCCTGCGCCTATTCCAGACGAGCAGCGTAAAGAGACTGGCGTTGATTTTAAACCGAAGAAGTAG
- a CDS encoding neutral zinc metallopeptidase, with amino-acid sequence MTFNSNYQRGSGYAKTGSGGRRGVPIAAGGGIGGLVLIVLFIALGGNPADLIEQSPSGTESDSSYSLEHCNEDNAANKYDDCRVEAAGVSVNGVWKTLLPEQAGLDYTEPGLTLFRDATQTGCGYASSATGPFYCPADQTAYFDTTFFEQLNALGGNDAPFTQMYVTAHEFGHHVQQIEGTLGLSNYNDPGEHSAAVAIEMQADCYAGIWAHYADKGDNALLEPLTEDDVLAAIETAQAIGDDNIQRRSGGDVNPDTWTHGSSEQRKTAFMSGYRTGKMSACDTLNRGVYKG; translated from the coding sequence ATGACGTTTAACAGCAACTATCAGCGCGGAAGTGGCTACGCAAAGACTGGTTCGGGTGGGCGGCGTGGCGTCCCAATCGCCGCAGGCGGTGGTATTGGCGGACTTGTACTCATAGTCCTCTTTATCGCACTGGGCGGAAATCCGGCTGATCTCATCGAGCAATCTCCATCCGGCACAGAGTCGGATTCGAGCTACTCCTTGGAGCATTGCAACGAGGACAACGCTGCAAACAAATATGACGACTGCCGGGTCGAGGCAGCCGGCGTATCCGTCAACGGTGTTTGGAAAACGCTTTTGCCAGAGCAAGCTGGCCTTGACTACACCGAACCAGGCCTCACCTTGTTCCGGGACGCGACGCAGACTGGCTGCGGGTACGCTTCCTCAGCTACCGGTCCTTTCTATTGCCCCGCCGACCAAACAGCGTACTTTGACACCACGTTTTTTGAGCAGCTCAATGCACTCGGCGGGAACGACGCCCCGTTCACGCAAATGTATGTGACGGCTCACGAGTTTGGACACCACGTGCAGCAGATTGAGGGCACCCTCGGTCTCAGCAACTATAACGATCCTGGTGAGCATTCTGCTGCCGTAGCTATCGAAATGCAGGCCGACTGCTACGCGGGTATCTGGGCGCATTACGCGGACAAGGGTGACAACGCATTGCTTGAGCCGCTAACTGAAGACGACGTCCTCGCTGCAATTGAGACCGCACAAGCTATCGGGGACGACAACATCCAACGCCGCTCGGGCGGCGACGTCAACCCTGATACCTGGACACATGGTTCTTCTGAGCAGCGAAAGACTGCGTTTATGTCCGGGTACAGGACCGGCAAAATGTCCGCCTGCGACACTCTCAACCGTGGCGTCTACAAGGGCTAA
- a CDS encoding L-serine ammonia-lyase: MSHNAVSVVDLFSIGIGPSSSHTVGPMRAALAFIEDLSEAPAAVKVELRGSLAATGVGHGTDRAVLLGLVGYTPLTTSADTRPLPGELIPERGHIQGPERELDYEVAMNPVPVAKHPNCLIFDAWNAEGVRIASRKEYYSVGGGFILDRTQMEANRDQAGVATVRDAVNVPYPFSDGASLMRQCETHQLSIAELMRANEEAIHGKDVLDAHLDAVWDTMQECVAHGLKTEGELPGGLSVRRRAPRLHRLLTAEYEASASRGLDAMEWVNLYALAVNEENAAHGRIVTAPTNGAAGIIPAVMHYCRDFTDDFDRDAAHQFLLTAGAIGAIIKTNASISGAEVGCQGEVGSASSMAAAGMCAILGGTPQQIENAAEIGLEHNLGLTCDPVAGLVQIPCIERNAIGAVKSINAARLAKLGDGTNKVTLDDVVETMAATGHDMMSKYKETSMGGLAVQLGLPVNITEC; encoded by the coding sequence ATGTCACACAATGCAGTCAGCGTCGTTGATTTGTTCAGCATCGGAATCGGCCCATCGTCTTCTCATACGGTGGGCCCTATGCGTGCCGCGCTTGCATTTATCGAGGATTTGAGTGAAGCGCCCGCCGCAGTCAAGGTTGAGCTGCGAGGCTCCTTGGCGGCAACGGGTGTGGGCCACGGAACCGACCGAGCTGTGCTACTGGGACTTGTCGGTTATACCCCACTTACTACTTCTGCGGACACCCGGCCGCTTCCTGGTGAGCTCATTCCAGAACGAGGGCACATCCAAGGTCCAGAGCGTGAACTCGACTATGAAGTCGCGATGAACCCGGTGCCCGTCGCTAAGCACCCAAACTGCCTGATTTTCGATGCGTGGAACGCCGAGGGCGTGCGCATCGCTTCCCGTAAAGAGTACTACTCCGTTGGCGGTGGTTTTATCCTCGACCGCACGCAGATGGAAGCAAACCGCGACCAGGCGGGCGTCGCCACCGTACGCGATGCGGTTAACGTCCCCTACCCATTTTCCGATGGTGCGTCCCTAATGCGCCAGTGCGAAACTCATCAGCTATCTATCGCAGAACTCATGCGTGCGAACGAAGAAGCGATACACGGCAAGGACGTCCTGGATGCTCACCTCGACGCGGTCTGGGACACCATGCAAGAGTGCGTCGCCCACGGCCTAAAAACGGAAGGTGAGCTTCCAGGTGGACTATCAGTTCGTCGCCGCGCTCCTCGGCTACATCGCTTATTGACGGCCGAATACGAGGCCTCCGCATCTCGCGGCCTTGACGCGATGGAATGGGTCAACTTGTACGCTCTCGCTGTCAATGAGGAAAACGCCGCGCACGGGCGCATCGTGACCGCCCCGACGAATGGTGCGGCGGGGATTATCCCGGCCGTCATGCACTACTGCCGGGATTTTACCGACGACTTCGACCGGGATGCTGCGCATCAGTTCCTGCTGACCGCTGGAGCGATCGGCGCCATCATTAAGACGAACGCCTCCATTTCCGGTGCCGAAGTTGGGTGTCAGGGCGAGGTAGGGTCCGCATCGTCCATGGCCGCAGCCGGTATGTGCGCAATTCTGGGCGGCACTCCGCAGCAGATAGAGAACGCTGCCGAGATTGGCCTCGAGCACAACCTCGGACTCACATGTGATCCAGTGGCTGGCCTTGTGCAGATTCCTTGCATAGAACGAAATGCCATCGGAGCGGTGAAATCAATCAACGCGGCCCGCCTAGCCAAGCTTGGTGATGGAACCAATAAAGTCACGCTCGATGATGTAGTAGAAACGATGGCAGCGACAGGCCACGACATGATGAGCAAGTACAAAGAGACGTCAATGGGAGGCCTCGCTGTACAGCTTGGCCTCCCGGTCAACATCACTGAGTGCTAA
- the hisS gene encoding histidine--tRNA ligase encodes MSDTKKPQKEKFKALSAPKGVQEYVPPASSKFLYVRDEFVRQAHVAGFQHIELPVFEDTTLFARGVGESTDVVSKEMYTFADRGGRSVTLRPEGTAGVMRAVIQHNLDRGYLPVKLNYAGPFFRYERPQAGRYRQLQQVGVEAIGVDDPLLDAEIIALADRCYRSVGLKGFRLELTSLGDHTCRPAYREKLQAFLKKLPLDEETQHRVEINPLRVLDDKRPEVQELLADAPLMLDHLSDASREHFETVTGTLKDMGVPFVINPRMVRGLDYYTKTTFEFVHDGLGAQSGIGGGGRYDGLMAQIGGQDLSGIGFGLGVDRTVLALEAEEVALPNLDRRVEVFGVAIGEEARRKMSSLIDELRAAGISADMAYGGRGLKGAMKGADRAGARFALVLGDQELANGEVAVKNLESHEQVAVPLQATAIIQAVS; translated from the coding sequence GTGAGTGATACGAAGAAACCCCAAAAAGAAAAGTTCAAGGCACTGAGCGCTCCAAAGGGAGTGCAGGAGTACGTGCCCCCGGCGTCGTCGAAGTTCCTTTATGTCCGCGATGAGTTCGTGCGACAGGCGCATGTTGCGGGTTTCCAACACATCGAGCTTCCGGTTTTCGAAGACACAACTCTTTTCGCCCGTGGTGTCGGTGAATCTACCGATGTTGTGTCGAAGGAAATGTACACGTTTGCCGACCGTGGCGGGCGTTCTGTGACCTTGCGTCCAGAGGGGACTGCAGGCGTAATGCGTGCAGTGATCCAACACAACCTTGACAGGGGTTATCTGCCGGTGAAACTGAACTACGCCGGTCCGTTTTTCAGATACGAGCGTCCGCAAGCTGGCAGGTACCGCCAGTTGCAGCAAGTTGGTGTCGAGGCAATTGGCGTCGACGACCCCTTGCTTGATGCGGAGATTATCGCACTTGCAGATCGTTGCTACCGGAGCGTTGGGTTGAAAGGCTTTCGCCTCGAGCTGACAAGCCTTGGCGATCACACCTGCAGGCCCGCATACCGGGAAAAGCTCCAAGCTTTCCTCAAGAAGCTCCCGTTAGACGAGGAGACGCAGCACCGCGTGGAAATCAATCCGCTTCGTGTTCTGGACGACAAGCGTCCGGAGGTACAGGAGCTTCTAGCCGATGCGCCGTTGATGCTGGACCACCTCTCAGATGCGTCTCGCGAGCACTTCGAGACTGTTACCGGGACGCTGAAGGATATGGGGGTTCCGTTTGTGATTAACCCGCGGATGGTGCGAGGCCTTGACTACTACACAAAGACTACTTTCGAGTTTGTGCACGATGGTCTTGGGGCTCAGTCGGGAATTGGCGGAGGTGGACGTTACGATGGCTTGATGGCGCAGATCGGTGGCCAAGATCTGTCAGGCATCGGATTCGGGCTTGGCGTTGATAGGACAGTGCTCGCGTTGGAGGCTGAGGAGGTGGCGCTCCCGAATCTGGATCGTCGCGTTGAGGTGTTCGGCGTAGCAATCGGTGAGGAGGCTCGCCGCAAGATGAGCTCGCTTATCGACGAGCTCCGTGCCGCAGGAATTTCAGCTGACATGGCGTACGGTGGTCGCGGTTTGAAAGGCGCAATGAAAGGCGCTGACCGGGCGGGTGCGCGCTTTGCTCTCGTGCTCGGGGACCAGGAGCTGGCGAACGGGGAAGTGGCGGTCAAGAATCTGGAGAGCCACGAACAAGTTGCCGTTCCGCTTCAGGCTACGGCCATTATTCAGGCAGTGAGCTAG
- a CDS encoding MBL fold metallo-hydrolase, with amino-acid sequence MRILGFTSGPFQTNCYVIIDDSAKLACLVDAGMGTHQVVSAFLKEEGLQLVAIFLTHGHIDHTRDVARYQVPVFIHAADAFMLDHGRGLPASTLELFDAASMEAVSDLRTFDADGPLEIGSFRVDVTHTPGHSPGSVLYQMGDVMFSGDVLFAGSVGRTDLPHSDPEAMKTSLCGPVWAIPDETTLLPGHGPGTTMAHERTTNPFLLEARNQ; translated from the coding sequence TTGCGAATCTTAGGTTTTACGTCGGGACCGTTTCAGACGAACTGCTACGTCATTATCGATGATTCTGCGAAGCTAGCCTGCCTCGTCGATGCCGGCATGGGAACACACCAGGTCGTTTCTGCGTTTCTCAAGGAAGAGGGGCTGCAACTTGTAGCCATCTTTCTTACCCACGGCCATATTGACCATACGAGAGATGTTGCGCGGTACCAGGTTCCCGTATTTATTCACGCAGCTGACGCGTTCATGCTTGATCATGGACGCGGTCTTCCTGCCTCAACACTCGAGCTTTTCGACGCCGCTTCGATGGAGGCCGTATCGGACCTCCGCACGTTTGACGCAGATGGGCCACTTGAAATCGGCAGTTTTAGGGTTGATGTAACTCATACTCCAGGCCATTCTCCCGGCAGTGTCCTCTATCAGATGGGCGACGTCATGTTTTCAGGTGACGTGCTGTTCGCGGGGTCCGTCGGCCGGACTGACCTGCCACACTCCGATCCAGAGGCAATGAAAACCTCTTTGTGTGGACCGGTTTGGGCGATTCCTGACGAGACAACGTTGTTGCCTGGACACGGACCCGGTACAACCATGGCGCACGAACGGACCACGAACCCGTTTCTCCTTGAGGCTCGTAATCAGTAG
- the tpx gene encoding thiol peroxidase → MAKVFFQGNESQTSGSLPKVGDALPDAVLVAGDLSEKKLTDYEGKRLVLNVFPSLDTDVCAKSVRAFNELAGSAENTAVLCISKDLPFAQQRFCAAEGIENVEALSAFRSDFGTVFGLTLDGTPLKGLLARAVIVTDADHRVVHVELVEEITNEPNYSAAEAALS, encoded by the coding sequence ATGGCAAAGGTATTTTTTCAAGGTAATGAATCGCAAACATCTGGATCTCTTCCGAAGGTAGGCGACGCCCTTCCTGACGCCGTGCTAGTCGCAGGCGATCTTTCGGAAAAGAAGTTGACCGATTACGAGGGGAAGCGCCTGGTACTGAACGTTTTCCCATCGCTAGACACTGACGTGTGCGCAAAGTCTGTGCGAGCGTTTAATGAGCTCGCGGGATCTGCAGAAAACACTGCAGTGCTTTGTATCTCGAAGGACTTGCCGTTTGCTCAGCAGCGTTTCTGCGCGGCAGAGGGCATCGAGAATGTAGAGGCCCTCTCTGCATTCCGCTCTGATTTCGGCACGGTGTTCGGCCTCACGCTTGACGGAACGCCACTCAAGGGATTGCTTGCACGCGCGGTCATCGTGACTGACGCCGATCATCGCGTGGTGCACGTCGAGCTGGTCGAGGAGATCACCAACGAGCCCAACTACTCGGCTGCCGAGGCTGCCCTTTCCTAG
- a CDS encoding peptidylprolyl isomerase, whose amino-acid sequence MSNKERGQEALKHLERELNSRDRKQNSKPWSIAALSAVVIVALGGGIYFLANQDGDSTSEAQSSAEETTAPSEFDANNYEAIATKRAEALPASVSCEYTPDTAQGDKKADLPKTDNVSTTGTVNVELDTSAGPIGMELDRSVSPCTVNAIEHLASAGYFNDTVCHRLTDGDGLKVLQCGDPTGVGSGGPGFQFANEFPTDEALKALKDAPAPDGVSPEEAEQMKQMELQQNPQKYARGTIAMANAGLDTNGSQFFLNYGDSVLPPLYTYFGQISEEGLNTLDKIAEKGVEGGGQDGAPAEEVRIKSATVK is encoded by the coding sequence GTGAGCAATAAAGAGCGCGGTCAAGAAGCCCTTAAACATCTGGAGCGTGAATTGAATTCACGCGATCGAAAGCAGAACTCAAAGCCCTGGTCGATCGCGGCGCTTTCCGCAGTTGTAATCGTGGCGCTAGGCGGCGGCATCTACTTCCTGGCGAACCAGGACGGCGACAGCACCAGCGAAGCACAAAGCTCGGCTGAAGAAACCACCGCCCCAAGCGAGTTCGACGCCAACAACTACGAGGCAATCGCGACGAAGCGTGCCGAAGCACTCCCCGCCTCAGTCTCGTGTGAATACACCCCCGATACAGCACAGGGTGACAAGAAAGCAGACCTGCCGAAGACCGACAACGTCTCTACGACAGGGACCGTCAACGTCGAGCTCGACACCAGTGCAGGGCCGATTGGTATGGAGCTCGACCGCTCTGTCTCGCCGTGCACTGTGAATGCGATCGAACACCTCGCCTCTGCTGGCTACTTCAACGATACCGTCTGTCACCGTCTCACCGATGGCGACGGCCTTAAAGTACTGCAGTGCGGTGACCCGACCGGCGTAGGCAGCGGTGGTCCTGGCTTCCAGTTCGCAAATGAGTTCCCGACTGACGAAGCGCTCAAGGCGCTCAAGGACGCGCCTGCTCCTGACGGAGTGTCCCCCGAGGAAGCAGAGCAAATGAAGCAGATGGAGCTCCAGCAGAACCCTCAGAAGTACGCGCGCGGCACCATCGCTATGGCGAACGCCGGTTTGGATACCAATGGGTCCCAGTTCTTCCTGAACTACGGTGATTCAGTGCTGCCTCCGCTGTACACCTACTTCGGTCAAATCTCTGAAGAAGGTTTGAACACACTTGACAAGATTGCTGAAAAGGGCGTCGAAGGCGGCGGCCAAGACGGCGCACCAGCCGAAGAGGTACGCATCAAATCGGCAACCGTAAAGTAA